From a region of the Impatiens glandulifera chromosome 4, dImpGla2.1, whole genome shotgun sequence genome:
- the LOC124937005 gene encoding probable 2-oxoglutarate-dependent dioxygenase AOP1 codes for MGSETLNPTTKLLPIIDFAQPDLKPGSPSWDSVRNLVRQALEEYGCFEASFPRIPLEDRKNTFSCLEEVFDLPLQTKVKNTSNKPYHGYVGQYPTVPLYESMGIDGAQMVENVEEFTRDMWPEGNVTFCKNMHSFSKQVSELDQLVKRMIFESFGVEKYLDEHIEESNYLLRVQKYKGPKTTEPQLGITSHTDKSFLTILYQNLDGLEVKSTKDGDWIKARCSLDSFIVLIGVSLHAWLNGRLCPTFHRVTMTGNEARYSLGLFSFPNQGYVIKAAEELVDEDHPLLYKPYDHVEFLSFYHTEEGQRSEDALKAYCGA; via the exons atggGCTcagaaaccctaaaccctacTACAAAACTACTCCCCATCATAGATTTCGCCCAACCGGACCTCAAACCAGGGTCCCCTTCATGGGACTCGGTCAGAAATCTTGTTCGACAAGCCTTGGAAGAGTACGGTTGCTTTGAGGCATCCTTTCCTAGAATTCCTTTGGAAGATCGTAAAAATACCTTCTCTTGTTTGGAGGAGGTCTTTGATCTCCCTTTACAAACAAAGGTCAAGAACACTTCCAATAAGCCTTATCATGGCTATGTTGGCCAGTACCCGACAGTACCTCTTTACGAGAGCATGGGCATCGACGGAGCACAGATGGTTGAAAACGTTGAAGAATTTACTAGAGACATGTGGCCAGAAGGAAACGTTACTTTTTG caaaaatatgcattcatttTCAAAGCAAGTATCTGAGCTGGACCAACTAGTAAAAAGGATGATTTTTGAGAGCTTTGGAGTGGAGAAATATTTGGACGAGCACATAGAAGAAAGCAACTATCTCCTTAGGGTTCAAAAATACAAAGGCCCCAAAACAACTGAGCCACAACTAGGCATCACCTCACACACGGACAAAAGCTTCCTCACCATTCTCTACCAAAACCTCGACGGTTTGGAGGTTAAGAGTACCAAAGATGGGGATTGGATCAAAGCCCGTTGCTCTTTGGACTCCTTCATCGTCTTGATTGGAGTTTCCCTTCat GCATGGCTTAATGGGCGTCTATGCCCTACATTTCATAGGGTGACGATGACGGGGAATGAGGCACGTTACTCGCTTGGTCTATTCTCGTTCCCTAATCAAGGGTATGTGATAAAAGCGGCCGAGGAGCTTGTAGATGAGGACCATCCTTTGCTTTACAAGCCTTATGACCATGTTGAGTTCTTGTCTTTCTACCACACAGAAGAAGGACAGAGGTCTGAGGACGCACTTAAGGCCTATTGTGgagcttaa